One window of Candidatus Mycobacterium wuenschmannii genomic DNA carries:
- a CDS encoding outer membrane protein assembly factor BamB family protein, with protein MASVLLLAAVSAGCGNTDSWVDTVPAEGWPAQYGDAANSSYTAVAGAESLSLRWTRSVKGSLESSVALSSRNWLAANAQTPGGCSLMEWENDDNGRQRWCTRLYQGGGIASPLFDGFDNLYIGQPGAFLSFPVTQWIRWRRPVMGMPSTPRILGNGHVLVVTHLGQVQVFEGHRGTVVGNAVDLVDNVDPSDFTRGLADCGPAKEGCPVAAAPAFAKDTGLIVVGLWEPGAPAPILVGLKYHPGQNPLLTREWTSNAVGAGVEASPVMSSDGSTIYVNGRDERLWALHAADGKPKWSVPLKFLAQTPPSVTPGGLIVSGGGPDTRLVAFKDAGDHAQEVWRRNDVSPLSTSSLAGSGAGYAVVTGGPGEGARGMTLLVFDPGSGKTLNSYPLPEATGYPVGVSIGRDRRVVTATSDGQVYSFAPS; from the coding sequence GTGGCTTCGGTTCTGCTGCTGGCTGCCGTCAGCGCGGGGTGCGGCAACACCGACTCCTGGGTCGACACCGTGCCCGCCGAGGGCTGGCCCGCCCAGTACGGCGACGCGGCCAACAGCAGCTACACCGCGGTCGCCGGGGCCGAGTCGCTGAGCCTGCGTTGGACCCGCTCGGTCAAAGGCTCGCTGGAGTCGTCGGTCGCACTCAGTTCGCGCAACTGGCTTGCCGCCAACGCGCAGACCCCCGGTGGTTGCTCGCTGATGGAGTGGGAGAACGACGACAACGGCCGGCAGCGCTGGTGCACCCGGCTGTATCAGGGCGGTGGCATCGCCAGCCCGCTGTTCGACGGCTTCGACAACCTCTACATCGGCCAGCCGGGCGCCTTCTTGTCATTCCCCGTCACGCAGTGGATCCGGTGGCGCCGCCCGGTGATGGGAATGCCCTCCACGCCAAGGATTCTCGGCAATGGCCACGTGTTGGTGGTGACCCACCTGGGCCAGGTTCAGGTGTTCGAAGGTCACCGCGGCACGGTCGTCGGGAATGCGGTTGACCTGGTCGACAATGTCGACCCCAGCGACTTCACCCGCGGCCTCGCCGATTGCGGTCCGGCCAAGGAAGGCTGCCCGGTCGCGGCCGCGCCGGCGTTTGCCAAGGACACCGGACTGATCGTGGTCGGGCTGTGGGAGCCCGGCGCCCCGGCCCCCATCCTGGTAGGGCTGAAGTACCACCCAGGCCAGAATCCGCTGCTGACTCGCGAATGGACCAGCAACGCCGTCGGCGCCGGCGTCGAGGCGAGTCCGGTGATGTCGAGCGACGGATCCACGATCTACGTCAACGGCCGCGACGAACGGTTGTGGGCGTTGCACGCCGCCGACGGCAAGCCGAAATGGTCGGTCCCGCTGAAGTTCCTGGCGCAGACGCCGCCGTCGGTGACGCCCGGTGGGCTGATCGTGTCCGGCGGCGGGCCCGATACCCGCCTTGTCGCATTCAAGGATGCCGGCGATCACGCGCAGGAGGTGTGGCGGCGCAACGATGTCAGCCCGCTGTCGACCTCGAGCCTGGCCGGCTCCGGCGCGGGCTACGCGGTGGTGACGGGTGGGCCGGGTGAAGGAGCGCGGGGCATGACGCTGCTGGTGTTCGACCCGGGCAGCGGCAAGACCCTGAACAGCTACCCACTACCGGAGGCGACCGGTTACCCCGTCGGCGTCTCGATAGGGCGCGATCGCCGTGTAGTCACCGCGACCAGCGACGGCCAGGTCTACAGCTTCGCCCCGAGCTGA
- the ctaD gene encoding aa3-type cytochrome oxidase subunit I, whose protein sequence is MTAEAPPLGELEASRPYPARTGPKGNLIYKLITTTDHKLIGIMYVVTCFVFFFIGGLLALLMRTELAAPGLQFLSNEQYNQLFTMHGTIMLLFYATPIVFGFANLVLPLQIGAPDVAFPRLNAFSFWLFLFGAMIGMAGFITPGGAADFGWTAYTPLTDAIHSPGAGGDLWIMGLIVAGLGTILGGVNMITTVVCMRAPGMTMFRMPIFTWNILVTSILVLLAFPLLTAALFGLAADRHLGAHIYDSANGGVLLWQHLFWFFGHPEVYIVALPFFGIVTEIFPVFSRKPIFGYTTLVYATLSIAALSVAVWAHHMFATGAVLLPFFSFMTYLIAVPTGIKFFNWVGTMWKGQLTFETPMLFSIGFMITFLLGGLTGVLLASPPLDFHVTDSYFVIAHFHYVLFGTIVFATFAGTYFWFPKMTGRLLDERLGKLHFWLTFIGFHTTFLIQHWLGDLGMPRRYADYLPTDGFEPYNIVSTVGAFILGISMLPFVWNVFKSWRYGEVVTVDDPWGYGNSLEWATSCPPPRHNFTELPRIRSERPAFELHYPHMIERIRAEAHVGRSHGPSDGDVTRADDVQVRS, encoded by the coding sequence TTGACTGCCGAAGCGCCCCCTTTGGGAGAACTCGAGGCTAGTCGCCCGTACCCGGCCCGAACGGGCCCCAAAGGCAACCTGATTTACAAACTGATCACCACCACCGATCACAAGCTGATCGGGATCATGTACGTGGTCACCTGCTTCGTCTTTTTCTTCATCGGTGGCTTGCTCGCGCTGCTGATGCGCACCGAGTTGGCCGCCCCCGGACTGCAGTTCCTGTCCAACGAGCAGTACAACCAGCTTTTCACCATGCACGGCACGATCATGCTGTTGTTCTATGCGACGCCGATCGTGTTCGGTTTCGCCAACCTGGTGCTGCCGCTGCAGATCGGCGCCCCGGACGTGGCCTTCCCGCGGCTGAACGCCTTCTCGTTCTGGCTCTTCCTGTTCGGCGCGATGATCGGCATGGCCGGCTTCATCACCCCCGGCGGTGCCGCCGACTTCGGCTGGACCGCCTACACGCCGCTGACCGATGCCATCCACTCACCGGGCGCCGGCGGTGACCTGTGGATCATGGGTCTGATCGTCGCCGGTCTGGGCACCATCCTCGGTGGCGTCAACATGATCACCACGGTTGTCTGCATGCGTGCGCCAGGCATGACGATGTTCCGGATGCCGATCTTCACCTGGAACATCCTGGTGACGTCGATCCTGGTGCTGCTGGCCTTCCCGCTGCTGACCGCGGCGCTGTTCGGCCTGGCCGCCGACCGGCACCTGGGCGCCCACATCTACGACTCGGCCAACGGCGGAGTTCTGTTGTGGCAGCACCTGTTCTGGTTCTTCGGGCACCCCGAGGTGTACATCGTTGCGCTGCCGTTCTTCGGCATCGTGACCGAGATCTTCCCGGTCTTCTCCCGCAAGCCGATCTTCGGTTACACCACGCTGGTGTACGCGACGCTGTCGATCGCGGCGCTGTCGGTCGCGGTGTGGGCGCACCACATGTTCGCCACCGGTGCGGTGCTGCTGCCGTTCTTCTCCTTCATGACCTACCTGATCGCGGTGCCGACCGGGATCAAGTTCTTCAACTGGGTCGGCACGATGTGGAAGGGGCAGTTGACCTTCGAGACGCCGATGCTGTTCTCCATCGGCTTCATGATCACCTTCCTGCTCGGTGGTCTGACCGGTGTGCTGCTGGCCAGCCCGCCGCTGGACTTCCACGTCACCGACAGCTACTTCGTGATCGCGCACTTCCACTACGTGCTGTTCGGCACCATCGTGTTCGCGACCTTCGCCGGCACCTACTTCTGGTTCCCGAAGATGACCGGCCGCCTGCTCGACGAGCGCCTCGGCAAGCTGCACTTCTGGCTGACGTTCATCGGCTTCCACACGACATTCCTGATCCAGCACTGGCTGGGCGACCTCGGTATGCCGCGTCGTTACGCCGACTACCTGCCGACCGACGGCTTCGAGCCCTACAACATCGTCTCGACGGTAGGCGCGTTCATCCTCGGCATCTCGATGCTCCCGTTCGTCTGGAACGTCTTCAAGAGCTGGCGTTACGGCGAAGTGGTCACCGTCGACGACCCGTGGGGTTACGGCAACTCGCTCGAGTGGGCGACCAGCTGCCCGCCCCCGCGGCACAACTTCACCGAGCTGCCCCGCATCCGTTCGGAGCGTCCGGCGTTCGAGCTGCACTACCCGCACATGATCGAGCGCATCCGCGCGGAGGCCCACGTGGGTCGCTCCCACGGACCCTCCGACGGAGACGTCACCCGGGCGGACGACGTCCAAGTTCGGTCGTAA
- a CDS encoding ABC transporter ATP-binding protein: MAEKGSEAVDPDLLIDFRDVSLIRDGHTLVGPVTWSVELDERWVIIGANGAGKTSLLRIAAAAEHPSSGVAYVLGERLGRVDMAELRARVGLSSSALAQRIPGNEIVRDLVVSAGYAVLGRWREKYEDVDYHRAVDMLESLGAEHLADRRYETLSEGERKRILIARALMTDPELLLLDEPAAGLDLGGREELVARLADLAADPDAPALVLVTHHVEEIPPGFSHCMLLSEGRVVSAGLLSDVLTAGNLSAAFGQSIDVDVIDGRYFARRTRTRAAHRRR, encoded by the coding sequence GTGGCCGAAAAGGGGAGTGAGGCAGTCGACCCCGATCTGCTGATCGACTTCAGGGATGTCTCGCTGATTCGCGACGGCCACACCCTGGTGGGGCCGGTGACCTGGTCGGTCGAGCTCGACGAGCGCTGGGTGATCATCGGGGCCAACGGCGCCGGCAAGACGTCGTTGCTGCGCATCGCCGCGGCTGCCGAACATCCCAGCTCCGGTGTGGCGTACGTGCTCGGCGAGCGGCTCGGCCGAGTCGACATGGCCGAGTTGCGGGCGCGGGTCGGGTTGAGTTCCTCGGCGCTGGCGCAGCGCATTCCCGGCAACGAGATCGTCCGCGACCTTGTGGTCTCGGCCGGCTACGCGGTGCTGGGGCGGTGGCGCGAGAAGTACGAGGACGTCGACTACCACCGCGCCGTCGACATGCTGGAGAGCCTGGGCGCCGAACACCTGGCCGACCGCCGCTACGAGACCCTGTCCGAGGGGGAGCGCAAGCGCATCCTGATCGCCCGCGCCCTGATGACAGACCCCGAGTTGCTGCTGCTCGACGAGCCGGCGGCCGGTCTCGATCTGGGTGGCCGCGAGGAGTTGGTGGCGCGGCTGGCCGACTTGGCCGCCGACCCGGACGCACCCGCGCTGGTGCTGGTCACCCACCACGTCGAGGAGATTCCGCCCGGCTTCAGCCACTGCATGCTGCTGTCGGAGGGGCGGGTGGTGTCGGCCGGGTTGCTCTCTGATGTGCTGACCGCGGGGAACTTGTCCGCGGCGTTCGGCCAGTCGATCGACGTGGACGTGATCGACGGGCGCTACTTCGCCCGTCGCACCCGGACCCGCGCGGCACATCGGAGGCGCTGA
- a CDS encoding esterase: MRNMMSAALIAAGALLGWSGVAVAAADSACTNLGGTLQDDQTCNVHTVTPTYTLNMTFPVDYPDQALTDYLGQNRDGFVNVAQTSSQTSGQRDVPYQMEVTSEQFHSGQAPGGTRSVVLKVFEDLGGPRPSTFYKGFNYDVAGQKAITFDTLFPPNAKPLDSIFPIVQREVGKQTGLGAAISPGSGLDASHYQNFAITDDELIFYFAPGELLPSLAGGSQVHVPRNAIPPLAVKG; this comes from the coding sequence ATGCGCAACATGATGTCGGCCGCGCTGATAGCGGCCGGAGCCCTGCTGGGCTGGTCTGGCGTTGCTGTGGCGGCCGCGGATTCGGCGTGCACCAACCTGGGCGGCACGCTTCAAGATGACCAGACGTGCAACGTCCACACCGTCACGCCCACCTACACGCTGAACATGACTTTTCCGGTGGACTACCCGGATCAGGCGTTGACCGACTACCTCGGTCAGAACCGGGATGGATTCGTCAACGTCGCGCAGACGTCGTCACAAACGTCCGGCCAGCGCGACGTGCCTTACCAAATGGAAGTCACGTCCGAGCAGTTTCACTCCGGTCAAGCGCCCGGCGGCACTCGCAGCGTCGTGCTCAAGGTTTTCGAAGACCTCGGCGGTCCGCGGCCCTCGACCTTCTACAAGGGTTTCAATTACGACGTCGCCGGACAAAAAGCGATCACCTTTGACACACTTTTCCCGCCGAATGCAAAGCCGCTCGACTCAATTTTCCCCATTGTTCAGCGGGAGGTTGGAAAGCAGACCGGGCTGGGCGCCGCAATTTCACCCGGCTCGGGTCTGGACGCGTCGCATTACCAAAACTTTGCGATCACCGACGACGAGCTGATTTTCTACTTCGCGCCGGGCGAGCTGTTGCCGTCGCTGGCCGGCGGCAGCCAGGTGCACGTACCGCGTAACGCCATTCCGCCGCTGGCAGTCAAGGGCTGA
- a CDS encoding NUDIX hydrolase, producing MSDDTFVPLPVRPAATVMLMRDGAESIELFLMRRHSKMEFAPGTMVFPGGGVDDRDRNADIAWAGPSPEWWAERFGTDVELATALVCAAARETFEESGVLFAGPADDPDGIVHDASVYADARRALDDRTLSFADFLRRENLVLRADLLRPWANWVTPEAERTRRYDTYFFVGALPAGQRADGDNTESDRAAWTTPQAAIADFEAGRSFLLPPTWTQLDSLNGHSVADVLAVERQIVAVQPNVEIDGDNWIFEFFDSDRYHRARKAGGQKWHL from the coding sequence ATGAGTGACGACACGTTTGTTCCGCTGCCGGTGCGCCCGGCCGCAACGGTGATGCTGATGCGCGACGGCGCCGAAAGTATCGAACTGTTCCTCATGCGGCGCCATTCGAAGATGGAGTTCGCCCCGGGAACCATGGTCTTTCCCGGCGGTGGTGTCGACGATCGCGACCGCAACGCCGATATCGCCTGGGCCGGACCGTCGCCCGAGTGGTGGGCGGAACGTTTCGGCACCGATGTCGAGTTGGCCACCGCGCTCGTGTGTGCGGCGGCCCGGGAGACGTTCGAAGAATCCGGAGTGCTGTTCGCCGGTCCGGCCGACGATCCCGACGGCATCGTCCACGACGCCTCGGTGTACGCCGATGCCCGTCGCGCCCTCGATGACCGGACCCTGTCGTTCGCCGATTTTCTGCGCCGGGAAAACCTGGTGCTGCGCGCGGATCTGCTTCGGCCATGGGCTAATTGGGTGACGCCCGAGGCCGAGCGAACCCGCCGCTACGACACCTACTTCTTCGTCGGCGCGCTACCCGCGGGCCAGCGGGCCGACGGCGACAACACCGAGTCCGACCGCGCGGCGTGGACGACGCCGCAGGCGGCGATCGCCGACTTCGAGGCTGGGCGCAGCTTCCTGTTGCCGCCGACCTGGACGCAGCTCGATTCGCTGAACGGCCACTCGGTCGCCGACGTGCTGGCAGTCGAGCGTCAGATCGTCGCCGTCCAACCCAACGTCGAAATCGACGGCGACAACTGGATTTTCGAATTCTTCGACTCCGACCGCTACCACCGGGCCCGCAAGGCGGGCGGGCAGAAGTGGCATCTGTGA
- a CDS encoding iron-siderophore ABC transporter substrate-binding protein, producing MLLRGVRPALAAIAAATAICSGCSSHSSEGGGAPSASVITSTTQIAGAGVLGNQRRPDESCAPEPAGPDAGPTPRIAHNAAGVQPDTAEVPDDPQRIVVLSGDQLDTLCALGLQSRIVGAALPDGSADQPSYLGTVVHKVPGVGTRGNPDVGAIKAAKPDLILGSQALTPKLYRELAAIAPTVFTGAPGAAWQDNLRGVGEATSRAGAAGDLVEHFTTRAHDDGAAHDAAHYQAAVVQFTASAVRVYGADNFPGSVLTAVGVDRPAAQRFTDKPYIEMGSTDNDLTGSANFSAADADVIYVSFDSPQAKDRAPTIFDSDAWHRLSAARDNRVFVVNNEVWQTGQGVIAARGIVDDLRWLNAPIN from the coding sequence GTGCTGCTCAGGGGTGTTCGACCCGCTCTCGCCGCCATCGCGGCGGCCACCGCCATCTGCAGCGGATGCTCCTCGCATTCGTCCGAGGGCGGCGGCGCGCCGTCGGCGTCGGTGATCACCAGCACCACCCAGATCGCGGGCGCCGGCGTGCTGGGCAACCAGCGACGCCCCGACGAGTCCTGCGCCCCCGAGCCCGCCGGTCCCGATGCCGGGCCGACGCCGCGGATCGCCCACAACGCGGCCGGCGTTCAGCCCGACACCGCCGAGGTGCCCGACGACCCTCAGCGCATCGTCGTGTTGTCCGGCGACCAACTCGACACGCTGTGTGCGCTGGGCCTGCAGTCGCGGATCGTCGGCGCCGCCCTGCCCGACGGCTCCGCGGACCAGCCCTCGTACCTGGGGACCGTCGTGCACAAGGTCCCAGGCGTGGGCACCCGCGGCAATCCCGACGTCGGCGCGATCAAAGCCGCCAAGCCCGACCTCATCCTCGGCTCGCAGGCCCTGACCCCCAAGCTCTACCGCGAGTTGGCCGCGATCGCGCCGACCGTGTTCACCGGCGCACCCGGCGCGGCGTGGCAGGACAACCTGCGCGGCGTGGGCGAGGCGACGTCGCGCGCCGGCGCAGCGGGCGACCTGGTGGAGCACTTCACCACCAGGGCCCACGACGACGGCGCGGCGCACGATGCCGCCCACTACCAGGCGGCGGTCGTCCAGTTCACCGCGAGCGCCGTGCGCGTCTACGGTGCCGACAACTTCCCGGGCAGCGTCCTGACCGCGGTCGGCGTGGATCGCCCTGCGGCGCAACGGTTTACCGACAAGCCCTACATCGAGATGGGCAGCACCGACAACGACCTGACGGGCAGCGCGAATTTCTCTGCGGCCGACGCCGACGTGATCTATGTGTCGTTCGATTCGCCGCAGGCCAAGGACCGCGCCCCGACCATCTTCGACAGCGACGCCTGGCACCGACTGTCGGCAGCCCGCGACAACCGTGTCTTCGTGGTCAACAACGAGGTCTGGCAGACCGGCCAGGGCGTGATCGCCGCCCGCGGCATCGTCGACGACCTGCGCTGGCTCAACGCTCCGATCAACTAG
- a CDS encoding THUMP-like domain-containing protein has product MNVGLDDVAYLTSDEGSAALAVVDGHPLKDRVGEIARLRKQFGDRTALLVETVLLRRRAEAKLAGLPGVDAWLFTDEALQQASAAPVALHRSKRLRGRVIHDVTCSIGTELAALRGSAAVLVGSDVDPVRLAMARHNLEGAVMLCRADALHPVTRDAVVLADPARRSGGRRRFDPRDYQPALDDLLATYRDRDLVVKCAPGIDFDAITRLGFDGEVEVTSYRGSVREACLWSAGLAETGVRRRASLLDRGEQLTDADPDDCDVRPAGRWIVDPDGAVVRAGLVRHFAARHRLWQLDPHIAYLSGDQLPDGVRGFEVLDQIAFDERRLRQGLTARECGSLEVLVRGVDVDPDALRRRMTLRGNESLTVVITRIGSGAAAQGTAFICRPSR; this is encoded by the coding sequence CTGAACGTCGGTCTCGACGACGTCGCCTATCTGACGTCGGACGAGGGTTCGGCCGCGCTGGCCGTGGTCGACGGTCACCCGTTGAAGGACCGCGTCGGCGAGATCGCGCGGCTGCGCAAGCAATTCGGCGATCGAACTGCGCTCTTGGTGGAGACGGTGCTGCTGCGCCGCCGCGCGGAAGCCAAACTCGCTGGACTGCCCGGCGTCGATGCCTGGCTGTTCACCGACGAGGCGCTGCAGCAAGCCAGCGCCGCACCGGTTGCGCTGCATCGCTCGAAGCGCTTGCGCGGCAGGGTCATTCACGATGTGACGTGTTCGATCGGCACCGAGTTGGCGGCGCTGCGTGGTTCGGCCGCGGTGCTGGTCGGCAGCGATGTCGATCCGGTGCGGCTGGCGATGGCCCGGCACAACCTCGAGGGCGCTGTCATGCTGTGTCGCGCCGACGCGCTGCACCCGGTGACCCGCGACGCTGTGGTGCTGGCCGATCCGGCGCGGCGCAGCGGCGGGCGGCGGCGCTTCGATCCACGCGACTATCAGCCGGCCCTGGACGATCTTCTGGCGACGTACCGGGACCGGGACCTGGTCGTGAAGTGCGCGCCGGGAATCGATTTCGATGCGATCACCCGGCTGGGGTTCGACGGCGAGGTCGAGGTGACGTCGTATCGCGGCTCCGTGCGGGAAGCCTGCCTGTGGTCGGCGGGGCTGGCCGAGACGGGCGTGCGCCGGCGCGCCAGCTTGCTGGATCGCGGCGAACAGCTGACCGACGCCGACCCCGACGACTGCGATGTGCGGCCCGCGGGCCGCTGGATCGTCGACCCCGACGGCGCGGTGGTGCGCGCCGGTCTGGTGCGGCATTTCGCGGCGCGACACCGGCTGTGGCAACTCGACCCGCACATCGCGTATCTCTCCGGCGATCAGCTACCCGACGGCGTCCGCGGTTTCGAGGTGCTGGATCAGATCGCCTTCGACGAACGACGACTGCGTCAGGGGCTGACAGCGCGGGAGTGCGGCTCGCTGGAGGTGCTGGTTCGTGGGGTGGACGTCGACCCCGATGCGCTGCGGCGGCGAATGACGTTGCGCGGCAACGAGTCGCTGACGGTCGTCATCACCCGGATCGGATCGGGCGCGGCTGCGCAGGGGACCGCGTTCATCTGCCGCCCGTCGCGCTGA
- a CDS encoding class I SAM-dependent methyltransferase yields the protein MTSTDPAPQPHATAEQVEAARHDSKLAQVLYHDWEAENYDEKWSISYDQRCIDYARDCFDSVVPDDEIHRLPYDNALELGCGSGFFLLNLIQSGVARRGSVTDLSPGMVKVATRNGQSLGLEIDGRVADAERIPYDDDSFDLVVGHAVLHHIPDVELTLREVLRVLRPGGRFVFAGEPTKIGNSYARSLSTLTWRVATNATKLPGLGSWRRPQAELDESSRAAALESIVDLHTFDPPELEKMASRAGAVDVETATVEFTAAMLGWPLRTFEYAVQPDKLGWAYANFAFNSWKLLSWADSNVWRHVVPKGWYYNVEITGTKPS from the coding sequence ATGACCAGTACCGATCCGGCGCCGCAGCCGCACGCCACCGCTGAGCAGGTCGAGGCCGCCCGCCACGACAGCAAGCTGGCCCAGGTGCTCTATCACGACTGGGAAGCGGAGAACTACGACGAGAAATGGTCGATCTCCTATGACCAGCGCTGCATCGACTACGCCCGGGATTGCTTCGACAGTGTTGTCCCCGACGACGAGATTCACCGGCTGCCCTACGACAACGCCCTCGAGCTGGGCTGCGGTAGCGGCTTCTTCCTGCTGAACCTGATCCAGTCCGGGGTGGCGCGACGCGGATCGGTGACCGACCTGTCGCCGGGCATGGTCAAGGTTGCCACCCGCAACGGTCAGTCGCTGGGCCTGGAGATCGACGGCCGGGTTGCCGATGCCGAGCGCATCCCCTACGACGACGACTCCTTCGACCTGGTCGTCGGACATGCTGTGCTGCACCATATTCCGGATGTCGAGCTGACTTTGCGCGAGGTGCTCCGTGTGCTGCGACCCGGCGGTCGGTTCGTGTTCGCCGGAGAACCGACCAAAATCGGCAACAGCTACGCGCGCTCGCTCTCGACGCTGACCTGGCGGGTCGCCACCAACGCCACCAAGTTGCCCGGACTGGGCAGCTGGCGCCGCCCGCAGGCGGAGCTCGACGAGTCCTCACGGGCGGCGGCGTTGGAATCGATCGTCGACCTGCACACCTTCGACCCGCCCGAACTAGAGAAGATGGCTTCGCGCGCCGGTGCTGTCGACGTCGAGACCGCCACCGTCGAATTCACCGCCGCCATGCTCGGGTGGCCGCTGCGAACCTTCGAATACGCGGTGCAGCCCGACAAGCTGGGCTGGGCCTACGCCAACTTCGCGTTCAACAGCTGGAAGCTGTTGAGCTGGGCCGACAGCAACGTCTGGCGACACGTGGTGCCGAAGGGCTGGTACTACAACGTCGAGATCACCGGGACCAAGCCGTCCTGA
- a CDS encoding enoyl-CoA hydratase produces MSEFVSIHADPDRPGVGTIVLSRPPTNALTRQVYREIEHAAAAVSHRDDIASVILFGGHEIFSAGDDMPQLRTLTASEADSWLRVHRAAVDAVAAIPKPTVAAITGYALGAGLGLALAADWRVSGDNVRFGATEILAGLVPDGDGMARLARTVGISKAKELVYSGRFFGAEEAQELGIVDEMVAPDGVYDAAAAWASRFVDAPHAALAAAKAGIDDLSTLAPAERWDAERRRYLEVFDAILREPTAQSTSPGGRA; encoded by the coding sequence GTGAGCGAGTTCGTCAGCATTCACGCCGATCCGGACCGCCCCGGAGTCGGGACGATCGTCCTCTCGCGTCCGCCGACCAACGCACTGACCCGGCAGGTCTACCGCGAGATCGAGCACGCCGCGGCAGCGGTGAGCCACCGCGACGACATCGCCTCGGTCATCCTCTTCGGCGGACACGAGATCTTCTCCGCCGGCGACGACATGCCGCAACTGCGCACGCTGACCGCGTCGGAGGCCGACAGCTGGCTGCGTGTGCACCGCGCGGCCGTCGACGCCGTCGCCGCCATTCCCAAGCCGACCGTCGCGGCGATCACCGGATACGCGCTGGGCGCCGGCCTCGGCCTGGCGCTGGCCGCGGACTGGCGGGTGAGCGGTGACAACGTCCGCTTCGGTGCGACGGAAATCCTGGCCGGTCTGGTTCCCGACGGGGACGGCATGGCTCGGCTGGCCCGCACGGTCGGGATCAGCAAAGCCAAGGAGCTGGTCTACTCCGGGCGGTTCTTCGGCGCCGAGGAGGCCCAGGAACTGGGCATCGTCGACGAGATGGTGGCGCCCGACGGTGTGTACGACGCCGCCGCAGCATGGGCGAGCAGGTTCGTCGACGCGCCGCACGCCGCGCTGGCCGCCGCAAAGGCCGGCATCGACGACCTCAGCACGCTGGCGCCGGCCGAGCGGTGGGACGCCGAACGCCGCCGCTACCTGGAGGTATTCGACGCGATACTGCGGGAACCGACGGCGCAGTCGACCTCGCCGGGCGGTCGAGCGTAG
- the serB gene encoding phosphoserine phosphatase SerB, translated as MNSPRKVSALITVTGHDKPGVTSALFGVLSAHRVELLNVEQVVIRGRLTLGVLVTAPSEVLDGQVFRNQVEVAIDSVGLDVTIERSDELRIIREPSTHTIMVLGRPITAEAFGAVAREVASLGVNIDLIRGVSDYPVTGLELRVSVPAGAGGQLQEVLTRVAADVGVDVAVEDYSIARRAKRLIVFDVDSTLIQQEVIEMLAARAGAEEAVKAITDAAMRGELDFAESLHQRVETLAGLPVEVIDEVAEDVELTPGARTTIRTLRRLGYHVGVVSGGFRQVIQPLADELMLDFVAANVLEVVDGKLTGKVVGEIVDRPGKAKALRDFASQAGVPMAQTVAVGDGANDIDMLSAAGLGIAFNAKPALREVADASLSHPYLDTVLFLLGVTRGEIEAADALDGVVSRVDIPPDL; from the coding sequence GTGAACAGCCCCCGCAAGGTGTCGGCGTTGATCACCGTCACCGGTCACGACAAGCCAGGTGTGACGTCGGCGCTCTTCGGTGTGCTCTCCGCGCACCGGGTCGAGCTGCTCAACGTCGAACAGGTGGTGATCCGGGGGCGGCTGACGTTGGGTGTGCTGGTCACCGCTCCCTCGGAAGTGCTTGACGGACAAGTCTTTCGAAACCAAGTCGAGGTGGCGATCGACTCCGTCGGCCTGGATGTCACCATCGAGCGCAGCGACGAACTGCGCATCATCCGCGAACCTTCGACGCACACGATCATGGTGCTCGGGCGGCCCATCACCGCCGAGGCGTTCGGCGCCGTCGCGCGCGAGGTGGCGTCGTTGGGGGTCAACATCGACCTGATTCGTGGCGTCTCCGACTATCCGGTGACGGGCCTGGAGTTGCGTGTCTCCGTGCCGGCAGGCGCCGGAGGGCAGCTGCAGGAGGTGCTGACCCGCGTCGCCGCCGACGTGGGTGTCGACGTCGCGGTGGAGGATTACAGCATCGCGCGACGGGCCAAGCGGCTCATCGTGTTTGACGTCGACTCGACGCTGATCCAGCAGGAAGTCATCGAGATGCTCGCGGCGCGCGCGGGTGCCGAAGAGGCCGTCAAGGCGATCACCGACGCCGCGATGCGCGGCGAGTTGGACTTCGCCGAGTCGCTGCACCAGCGGGTCGAGACGCTGGCCGGGCTGCCCGTGGAGGTGATCGACGAGGTCGCCGAGGACGTGGAGCTGACCCCCGGCGCCCGGACCACAATCCGGACGCTGCGCAGATTGGGTTATCACGTCGGCGTGGTCTCCGGCGGCTTCCGCCAGGTCATCCAACCGCTGGCCGATGAGTTGATGCTGGACTTCGTCGCGGCCAACGTGCTTGAGGTCGTCGACGGAAAGCTCACCGGGAAGGTGGTCGGTGAGATCGTCGACCGGCCCGGAAAAGCCAAGGCGCTGCGCGACTTTGCGAGTCAGGCCGGGGTCCCGATGGCGCAGACGGTAGCGGTCGGCGACGGCGCGAACGACATCGACATGCTGTCCGCGGCGGGCCTGGGTATTGCGTTCAACGCCAAGCCTGCGCTGCGTGAGGTGGCCGATGCGTCGCTGAGCCACCCCTACCTGGACACCGTGCTGTTCCTGCTCGGCGTGACACGCGGCGAGATCGAGGCGGCCGATGCGCTCGATGGCGTGGTGAGCCGCGTCGACATCCCGCCCGATCTCTAG